A portion of the Calliphora vicina chromosome 5, idCalVici1.1, whole genome shotgun sequence genome contains these proteins:
- the cato gene encoding basic helix-loop-helix transcription factor amos — translation MNLSENYTVSYKYTATDFSYASSVEDDSTQYMGSPNYPAGATYLSNNVYMDSWPLTPAITPANSTEFYQPSYNSQTIALNETSETSNNVKKKSKANRKIKKSIITAKDLHLQNSITPPSPTVLKKRRQAANARERKRMNGLNEAFDRLREVVPAPSLEQKLSKYETLQMAQTYIMALMDMLDHGSDSSDLSYNSLYSPSSMASSSFSHDISLQ, via the coding sequence ATGAATTTAAGTGAAAACTATACAGTGTCTTATAAATATACAGCCACGGATTTCTCTTACGCCTCTTCTGTGGAAGATGATAGTACACAGTACATGGGCAGTCCCAATTATCCAGCTGGAGCAACATACTTAAGCAATAATGTCTATATGGATTCCTGGCCTTTAACGCCAGCAATTACTCCCGCCAACTCAACAGAATTTTACCAGCCATCATATAATTCCCAAACAATTGCTTTAAATGAAACCAGTGAGACCTCAAACAATgttaaaaagaaatcaaaagcgaacaggaaaatcaaaaaatctattataactGCTAAAGATTTACATTTGCAAAATTCCATTACGCCACCCAGCCCCACCGTGCTTAAGAAGAGACGCCAGGCAGCCAATGCCCGCGAACGCAAACGCATGAATGGTTTAAATGAGGCATTCGATCGTTTAAGAGAAGTGGTGCCGGCTCCCTCTTTAGAACAAAAACTGTCCAAATATGAAACATTACAAATGGCTCAGACTTATATTATGGCCTTAATGGATATGCTGGATCATGGTTCGGATTCCTCGGATTTAAGTTACAATAGTTTGTATTCACCCAGCAGTATGGCCTCATCATCATTTTCCCACGATATAAGTTTGCAGTGA